The Takifugu flavidus isolate HTHZ2018 chromosome 21, ASM371156v2, whole genome shotgun sequence genome has a window encoding:
- the si:ch211-195b13.1 gene encoding STKc_SGK domain-containing protein isoform X2, whose amino-acid sequence MKTFKRSFITFIKERKMGLNDFIQKLVSTPHICQHVEVNNFLKIDENQNEDTENGPPESQVYLKARSSLAEETQIKPYDFDYLKIIGKGSFGKVLLARHKETTRYYAVKVLQKKIIMKKKEHKHIMAERSVLMKNIKHPFLVGLHYSFQTTDKLYFVLDYVNGGELFYHLQRERIFLEPRARFYAAEIASALGYLHSLHIVYRDLKPENILLDSQGHIVLTDFGLCKEGLEDNGTTTTFCGTPEYLAPEVLQKQAYDRTVDWWCLGSVLYEMLYGLPPFYSRNTAEMYNNILHKSPVLKPNVSNAGRDLLEGLLQKDRTKRLGVKDDFLELKYHSFFSPINWEDLMAKKITPPYIPSVSGPTDLRHFDPEFTHLPVSSSLCTETLTVTSSVTEAAGAFPGFSYGPPAEHFFM is encoded by the exons atGAAGACCTTCAAAAGATCCTTTATCA CTTTCatcaaagagagaaaaatgggCCTGAATGACTTCATCCAAAAGCTGGTGTCCACCCCACATATCTGCCAACA cgTCGAAGTGAACAATTTCCTGAAGATTGACGAGAACCAAAATGAGGACACTGAAAACGGACCTCCTGAAAGTCAG GTGTACCTAAAAGCACGAAGTTCCTTGGCTGAGGAAACCCA GATCAAACCCTATGATTTTGATTATCTCAAAATCATTGGCAAAGGCAGCTTTGGAAAG GTTCTTCTTGCTCGGCACAAGGAAACCACCAGATATTACGCTGTCAAAGTGCTACAGAAGAAAATCAtcatgaagaagaaagag CACAAGCACATCATGGCCGAGCGCAGCGTTCTGATGAAGAACATCAAACATCCCTTCCTGGTGGGGCTGCACTACTCCTTCCAGACCACTGACAAGCTCTACTTTGTCCTGGACTACGTGAATGGTGGGGAG ctcttctatcatctgcagagagagaggatcTTCCTGGAGCCCCGAGCCAGGTTCTACGCTGCCGAGATAGCTAGCGCCCTCGGCTACCTCCACTCCCTTCACATCGTGTACAG GGACCTAAAGCCTGAGAACATCCTATTGGACTCCCAGGGTCACATTGTCCTGACAGACTTTGGACTCTGCAAAGAGGGTCTAGAGGACAACGGTACAACAACTACATTCTGCGGCACCCCGGAG TACCTGGCTCCCGAGGTGCTCCAGAAGCAGGCGTACGACCGCACCGTTGACTGGTGGTGTCTGGGGTCGGTGCTCTACGAGATGCTCTATGGACTC CCCCCCTTCTACAGTCGCAACACCGCCGAGATGTACAACAACATCCTGCACAAGTCTCCTGTCCTCAAACCCAACGTGTCCAACGCAGGCAGGGACCTGCTGGAGGGGCTCCTGCAGAAGGACCGCACCAAGAGGCTGGGCGTCAAGGACGATTTC CTGGAACTTAAATATCATTCCTTTTTCTCTCCAATCAACTGGGAGGATTTAATGGCCAAGAAGATCACTCCTCCATACATTCCCTCTGTG TCTGGCCCGACAGACCTGCGACACTTTGACCCCGAGTTCACGCACCTGCCcgtgtcctcctctctctgcaccGAGACCCTGACTGTGACCAGCAGCGTCACGGAAGCCGCTGGAGCTTTCCCAGGCTTCTCCTACGGGCCTCCTGCAGAACACTTTTTCATGTGA
- the si:ch211-195b13.1 gene encoding STKc_SGK domain-containing protein isoform X1, whose amino-acid sequence MAVTEAGCDLTYCRMRGIVAVLTAFIKERKMGLNDFIQKLVSTPHICQHVEVNNFLKIDENQNEDTENGPPESQVYLKARSSLAEETQIKPYDFDYLKIIGKGSFGKVLLARHKETTRYYAVKVLQKKIIMKKKEHKHIMAERSVLMKNIKHPFLVGLHYSFQTTDKLYFVLDYVNGGELFYHLQRERIFLEPRARFYAAEIASALGYLHSLHIVYRDLKPENILLDSQGHIVLTDFGLCKEGLEDNGTTTTFCGTPEYLAPEVLQKQAYDRTVDWWCLGSVLYEMLYGLPPFYSRNTAEMYNNILHKSPVLKPNVSNAGRDLLEGLLQKDRTKRLGVKDDFLELKYHSFFSPINWEDLMAKKITPPYIPSVSGPTDLRHFDPEFTHLPVSSSLCTETLTVTSSVTEAAGAFPGFSYGPPAEHFFM is encoded by the exons ATGGCTGTGACCGAAGCCGGATGTGACCTGACTTACTGCAGAATGAGGGGGATTGTCGCCGTCCTCACCG CTTTCatcaaagagagaaaaatgggCCTGAATGACTTCATCCAAAAGCTGGTGTCCACCCCACATATCTGCCAACA cgTCGAAGTGAACAATTTCCTGAAGATTGACGAGAACCAAAATGAGGACACTGAAAACGGACCTCCTGAAAGTCAG GTGTACCTAAAAGCACGAAGTTCCTTGGCTGAGGAAACCCA GATCAAACCCTATGATTTTGATTATCTCAAAATCATTGGCAAAGGCAGCTTTGGAAAG GTTCTTCTTGCTCGGCACAAGGAAACCACCAGATATTACGCTGTCAAAGTGCTACAGAAGAAAATCAtcatgaagaagaaagag CACAAGCACATCATGGCCGAGCGCAGCGTTCTGATGAAGAACATCAAACATCCCTTCCTGGTGGGGCTGCACTACTCCTTCCAGACCACTGACAAGCTCTACTTTGTCCTGGACTACGTGAATGGTGGGGAG ctcttctatcatctgcagagagagaggatcTTCCTGGAGCCCCGAGCCAGGTTCTACGCTGCCGAGATAGCTAGCGCCCTCGGCTACCTCCACTCCCTTCACATCGTGTACAG GGACCTAAAGCCTGAGAACATCCTATTGGACTCCCAGGGTCACATTGTCCTGACAGACTTTGGACTCTGCAAAGAGGGTCTAGAGGACAACGGTACAACAACTACATTCTGCGGCACCCCGGAG TACCTGGCTCCCGAGGTGCTCCAGAAGCAGGCGTACGACCGCACCGTTGACTGGTGGTGTCTGGGGTCGGTGCTCTACGAGATGCTCTATGGACTC CCCCCCTTCTACAGTCGCAACACCGCCGAGATGTACAACAACATCCTGCACAAGTCTCCTGTCCTCAAACCCAACGTGTCCAACGCAGGCAGGGACCTGCTGGAGGGGCTCCTGCAGAAGGACCGCACCAAGAGGCTGGGCGTCAAGGACGATTTC CTGGAACTTAAATATCATTCCTTTTTCTCTCCAATCAACTGGGAGGATTTAATGGCCAAGAAGATCACTCCTCCATACATTCCCTCTGTG TCTGGCCCGACAGACCTGCGACACTTTGACCCCGAGTTCACGCACCTGCCcgtgtcctcctctctctgcaccGAGACCCTGACTGTGACCAGCAGCGTCACGGAAGCCGCTGGAGCTTTCCCAGGCTTCTCCTACGGGCCTCCTGCAGAACACTTTTTCATGTGA
- the eya3 gene encoding eyes absent homolog 3 isoform X1, with protein MSSRSAAEMEDSQELPAKKAKLETDNSLEKEPSNVSGDTGSPVEQQSSYSSLSAAQLDPGERQQAEADTRAAAQGCDESLTSYTHSDAAAPSEYSSDVYQVSSPTVTSYPSQVVFPPLAQSTVYSTFPQTGQTYGLPPFGAMWPGIKTETGLPDAPSGGQPGFLSFSSTYTSAQPAHLHHSYPNQGSSFTTSSVYSSILSATAATTTGTTTATQQEFSYSSLGQNQFSQYYTALPPSYVPAGLPSSDDHSTGLGVAEYSAVKSEQAASAGLPPRDVSPPETLPAGAALPAGLAPPPGAREQDEVGRRNSVGKAKGKGRKCDSSPAAENDLERIFLWDLDETIIIFHSLLTGSYAQKFGKDPATVLNLGLQMEELIFELADTHLFFNDLEECDQVHIEDVASDDNGQELSNYNFLADGFNGASGGGASGATTGVQGGVEWMRKLAFRYRRLKEIYNGYKGNVGGLLSPMKRELLLRLRSEIENVTDSWLTTALKSLLHIQSRGKCMNVLVTTTQLVPALAKVLLYGLGDVFPIENIYSATKIGKESCFERIVSRFGKKVTYVVIGDGRDEEFAAKQHNMPFWRISTHGDLVSLHQALELDFL; from the exons ATGTCCAGTCgctctgctgcagagatggaggactCGCAGGAGCTGCCG gcaaaGAAGGCAAAGCTTGAGACGGACAACAGCCTGGAGAAAGAGCCAAG TAACGTCAGTGGTGATACTGGGAGtccagtggagcagcagagctcctattcttctctgtctgcagcCCAGCTTGATCCAGGTGAGCGGCAGCAGGCGGAGGCAGACACTAGGGCAGCAGCTCAAGGGTGTGATGAGTCTCTCACCTCTTACACACATTCTG ACGCAGCGGCTCCCTCTGAATACAGCTCGGATGTTTACCaagtcagcag CCCCACGGTGACCTCCTACCCCAGTCAGGTGGTGTTTCCTCCTCTGGCGCAGTCCACCGTGTACTCCACTTTCCCACAGACTGGCCAGACTTATGGCCTCCCACCTTTTG GTGCTATGTGGCCTGGCATTAAAACAGAGACTGGGCTGCCTGatgcgccctctggtggccagCCTGGGTTTCTCAGCTTCAGCAGCACATACACCTCCGCGCAGCCAGCCCACCTGCACCACTCATATCCCAACCAAG GGTCAAGCTTCACAACATCCAGTGTATACTCCAGCATCCTTTCAGCTACAGCCGCCACCACGACCGGCACCACCACAGCCACTCAACAG GAATTCAGCTACAGCTCTCTGGGACAGAACCAGTTCTCCCAGTATTACACTGCGCTGCCTCCCAGTTATGTGCCAGCGGGGCTGCCCAGCAGTGACGACCACAGCACTGGCCTGGGGGTGGCAGAATACTCCGCTGTAAAGTCGGAGCAGGCGGCCTCGGCTGGATTGCCCCCCAGAG ACGTGTCCCCCCCAGAGACCCTCCCAGCAGGGGCGGCCCTACCTGCCGGcctggctcctccccctggaGCCAGAGAGCAAGACGAGGTTGGACGTAGGAATTCTGTTGGGAAAGCCaaagggaaggggaggaagtgtgacagttctccagctgctgaaaaCGACTTGGAG CGGATCTTTCTGTGGGACTTGGATGagaccatcatcatcttccacTCTCTCCTCACTGGCTCCTATGCACAGAAGTTTGGAAAG GATCCAGCAACCGTGCTGAACTTGGGTctgcagatggaggagctgatcTTTGAGCTGGCAGACACTCACCTTTTCTTCAACGACCTAGAG GAATGTGATCAAGTCCACATTGAGGATGTTGCCTCTGATGATAATGGCCAGGAACTGAG TAACTATAACTTCTTGGCTGATGGCTTTAATGGTGCCAGTGGTGGAGGGGCGTCGGGAGCAACCACAGGTGTTCAGGGAGGGGTGGAGTGGATGCGCAAACTGGCCTTTAGGTACCGGCGCTTAAAAGAGATCTACAACGGTTATAAAGGAAAtgttggag GTCTTCTGAGCCCCATGAagagggagctgctgctgcggctgcgcTCTGAGATTGAGAACGTTACAGATTCTTGGCTCACCACAGCACTCAAGTCTCTACTGCACATCCAGTCCAG GGGAAAGTGTATGAATGTGTTGGTCACCACCACTCAGCTGGTCCCAGCTCTGGCCAAAGTGCTGCTCTACGGTCTTGGAGACGTCTTCCCCATCGAGAACATCTACAGTGCTACAAAGATAG GGAAGGAGAGCTGCTTTGAGAGGATTGTTTCACGTTTTGGGAAGAAGGTGACCTACGTGGTCATAGGTGATGGTCGAGATGAAGAATTCGCAGCAAAGCAG CACAACATGCCATTCTGGCGTATCTCCACCCACGGGGATCTGGTGTCTCTACACCAAGCGCTGGAGCTGGACTTCTTATAA
- the eya3 gene encoding eyes absent homolog 3 isoform X2, translating to MSSRSAAEMEDSQELPAKKAKLETDNSLEKEPSNVSGDTGSPVEQQSSYSSLSAAQLDPGERQQAEADTRAAAQGCDESLTSYTHSDAAAPSEYSSDVYQVSSPTVTSYPSQVVFPPLAQSTVYSTFPQTGQTYGLPPFGSSFTTSSVYSSILSATAATTTGTTTATQQEFSYSSLGQNQFSQYYTALPPSYVPAGLPSSDDHSTGLGVAEYSAVKSEQAASAGLPPRDVSPPETLPAGAALPAGLAPPPGAREQDEVGRRNSVGKAKGKGRKCDSSPAAENDLERIFLWDLDETIIIFHSLLTGSYAQKFGKDPATVLNLGLQMEELIFELADTHLFFNDLEECDQVHIEDVASDDNGQELSNYNFLADGFNGASGGGASGATTGVQGGVEWMRKLAFRYRRLKEIYNGYKGNVGGLLSPMKRELLLRLRSEIENVTDSWLTTALKSLLHIQSRGKCMNVLVTTTQLVPALAKVLLYGLGDVFPIENIYSATKIGKESCFERIVSRFGKKVTYVVIGDGRDEEFAAKQHNMPFWRISTHGDLVSLHQALELDFL from the exons ATGTCCAGTCgctctgctgcagagatggaggactCGCAGGAGCTGCCG gcaaaGAAGGCAAAGCTTGAGACGGACAACAGCCTGGAGAAAGAGCCAAG TAACGTCAGTGGTGATACTGGGAGtccagtggagcagcagagctcctattcttctctgtctgcagcCCAGCTTGATCCAGGTGAGCGGCAGCAGGCGGAGGCAGACACTAGGGCAGCAGCTCAAGGGTGTGATGAGTCTCTCACCTCTTACACACATTCTG ACGCAGCGGCTCCCTCTGAATACAGCTCGGATGTTTACCaagtcagcag CCCCACGGTGACCTCCTACCCCAGTCAGGTGGTGTTTCCTCCTCTGGCGCAGTCCACCGTGTACTCCACTTTCCCACAGACTGGCCAGACTTATGGCCTCCCACCTTTTG GGTCAAGCTTCACAACATCCAGTGTATACTCCAGCATCCTTTCAGCTACAGCCGCCACCACGACCGGCACCACCACAGCCACTCAACAG GAATTCAGCTACAGCTCTCTGGGACAGAACCAGTTCTCCCAGTATTACACTGCGCTGCCTCCCAGTTATGTGCCAGCGGGGCTGCCCAGCAGTGACGACCACAGCACTGGCCTGGGGGTGGCAGAATACTCCGCTGTAAAGTCGGAGCAGGCGGCCTCGGCTGGATTGCCCCCCAGAG ACGTGTCCCCCCCAGAGACCCTCCCAGCAGGGGCGGCCCTACCTGCCGGcctggctcctccccctggaGCCAGAGAGCAAGACGAGGTTGGACGTAGGAATTCTGTTGGGAAAGCCaaagggaaggggaggaagtgtgacagttctccagctgctgaaaaCGACTTGGAG CGGATCTTTCTGTGGGACTTGGATGagaccatcatcatcttccacTCTCTCCTCACTGGCTCCTATGCACAGAAGTTTGGAAAG GATCCAGCAACCGTGCTGAACTTGGGTctgcagatggaggagctgatcTTTGAGCTGGCAGACACTCACCTTTTCTTCAACGACCTAGAG GAATGTGATCAAGTCCACATTGAGGATGTTGCCTCTGATGATAATGGCCAGGAACTGAG TAACTATAACTTCTTGGCTGATGGCTTTAATGGTGCCAGTGGTGGAGGGGCGTCGGGAGCAACCACAGGTGTTCAGGGAGGGGTGGAGTGGATGCGCAAACTGGCCTTTAGGTACCGGCGCTTAAAAGAGATCTACAACGGTTATAAAGGAAAtgttggag GTCTTCTGAGCCCCATGAagagggagctgctgctgcggctgcgcTCTGAGATTGAGAACGTTACAGATTCTTGGCTCACCACAGCACTCAAGTCTCTACTGCACATCCAGTCCAG GGGAAAGTGTATGAATGTGTTGGTCACCACCACTCAGCTGGTCCCAGCTCTGGCCAAAGTGCTGCTCTACGGTCTTGGAGACGTCTTCCCCATCGAGAACATCTACAGTGCTACAAAGATAG GGAAGGAGAGCTGCTTTGAGAGGATTGTTTCACGTTTTGGGAAGAAGGTGACCTACGTGGTCATAGGTGATGGTCGAGATGAAGAATTCGCAGCAAAGCAG CACAACATGCCATTCTGGCGTATCTCCACCCACGGGGATCTGGTGTCTCTACACCAAGCGCTGGAGCTGGACTTCTTATAA
- the LOC130518829 gene encoding XK-related protein 8-like, whose protein sequence is MGVFSYSPLDFVFTCLGLIFLLLDIGLDILALVTFYQEKSHVCLGLLLLFLLGSSVLVQAFSWLWYSYENFSRYTSVEKCPSPGQLLLLHVLQLGIYFRHAGVVETSVNSFCAEQQGSHGDNAVFLSHDLSMLRLIETFSESAPQLVLMLTIILQRGELNPVTALKALGSASAIALSVTMYHRSLRSFLPDKKQQNMASSVVYFLWNVILIASRLTALALFASLLPCFIFAHFICSWLLFFFFVWRSKTDFMDSAGGEWLYRATVGLIWYFDWFNVVEGRTRYRTLLYHGYMLADISLLCALWCWRTTATEQPHFELSPLQAVITAVSVVACYILGLFIKMIYYRRWHPNLQKEELKGSMDDQDEVDSNDVASPAILKGMGLNELPEFGSIPQASGGNHCNKRMRILAENFYT, encoded by the exons ATGGGCGTGTTCAGTTACTCTCCGTTGGATTTTGTGTTCACCTGCCTGGGGCtgatcttcctgctgctggacatcGGGCTGGATATTTTGGCGCTTGTTACTTTCTACCAGGAAAAATCCCATGTGTGCCTCGGGCTCctcctgcttttcctcctggGCTCCTCGGTCCTGGTCCAGGCTTTCAGCTGGCTGTGGTACAGCTACGAGAACTTCAGCAGATACACGAGTGTGGAGAAGTGCCCCAGCCCGGGAcaactcctgctgctccacGTGCTGCAGCTGGGAATCTACTTCAG ACATGCCGGTGTGGTGGAGACATCCGTCAATAGCTTCTGTGCCGAGCAGCAGGGTTCCCATGGCGACAACGCCGTCTTCCTGAGCCACGACCTCAGCATGCTGCGGCTGATAGAGACGTTCTCAGAGAGCGCCCCCCAGCTGGTCCTCATGCTCACCATCATCCTGCAGCGAGGCGAGCTCAACCCGGTCACAG cgtTGAAGGCCCTGGGCTCAGCCTCGGCCATCGCCTTGTCTGTGACCATGTACCACCGCTCCCTGCGCTCCTTCCTGCCTGacaagaagcagcagaacatgGCGTCCTCGGTGGTTTACTTCCTGTGGAACGTGATCCTCATCGCCTCCCGTCTCACCGCTCTGGCGCTCTTCGCCTCCCTGCTGCCCTGCTTCATCTTCGCCCACTTCATCTGCTCCTGGCTgctgttcttcttcttcgtgtgGCGGTCGAAGACTGATTTCATGGACAGCGCCGGGGGGGAGTGGCTTTACAGGGCCACCGTGGGCCTCATTTGGTACTTTGACTGGTTTAATGTGGTGGAGGGCAGGACCAGGTACCGGACCCTGCTCTATCACGGCTACATGCTGGCTGACATCTCGCTCCTCTGCGCTCTGTGGTGCTGGAGGACGACCGCCACAGAACAGCCTCATTTCGAACTATCGCCGCTTCAGGCCGTCATCACGGCCGTCTCCGTGGTCGCATGTTACATCCTGGGTCTCTTTATAAAGATGATCTATTACAGACGGTGGCATCCAAACCTCCAGAAAGAGGAGCTGAAAGGCTCCATGGACGACCAAGACGAGGTGGACTCAAATGACGTGGCTTCTCCGGCGATTTTGAAAGGGATGGGGCTCAACGAATTGCCTGAGTTCGGGTCCATTCCTCAGGCCTCTGGAGGGAACCACTGCAACAAAAGAATGAGGATTCTGGCGGAGAACTTCTACACCTGA
- the LOC130518828 gene encoding XK-related protein 8-like gives MRVMGQATISNYSWIDFVFSVIGVFTFFVDLGADVWVATEFYSRGDFFWFGLLVSLMVLSSVLVQMFSWFWLKYDRELPDVCRQSGGGTVLFGDRVQLSWLLHVLQLGFLCRHISAIRQGFRVWWRRQEGSEYAVYLTHDLSMLRLIETFSESAPQLTLMIHVMLCTNRARTVQFVSVAASTTSIAWMVVDYHRSLRAFLPDKAKQGWGSSLIYFLWNFLLIAPRVAALALFASVVGGFVAVHFLLLWCVFVMWAWLQGTEFMDSVCGEGLYRATVGIIWYFSWFNVAEGQTRGRSIIYHSFITTDGGILLLTWWCYRDPVQTEPYGLALLVTLLFSYLLGLLFKTVYYCCFHPTMRRPPAGESSDLPDAEVTFRHFSIQDGAPSSPLLNRRMAAHAARFYSERRAVKNLGGVDAATSSPP, from the exons ATGAGAGTTATGGGTCAGGCCACCATCTCCAACTATTCCTGGATCGACTTCGTCTTCTCTGTGATCGGTGTCTTCACTTTTTTCGTGGACTTGGGCGCGGACGTGTGGGTCGCCACCGAGTTCTACTCCAGGGGGGACTTCTTCTGGTTCGGTTTGCTGGTCAGCCTCATGGTTCTGTCGTCTGTCTTGGTCCAGATgttcagctggttctggctgaaGTATGACCGGGAACTTCCCGACGTCTGCCGCCAGAGCGGAGGAGGAACGGTGCTGTTCGGGGACCGGGTCCAGCTCTCCTGGCTGCTGcatgtgctgcagctgggcTTCCTCTGCAG GCACATCTCCGCCATACGCCAGGGCTTCAGGGTGTGGTGGCGTCGACAGGAGGGCTCGGAATACGCCGTCTACCTGACCCACGACCTCAGCATGCTGCGGCTCATCGAGACCTTCTCCGAGAGCGCCCCCCAGCTCACCCTGATGATCCACGTCATGCTGTGCACCAACAGGGCCCGGACCGTTCAGT TCGTGAGCGTCGCCGCGTCCACCACCTCCATAGCCTGGATGGTGGTGGACTACCACCGCTCCCTGCGCGCCTTCCTACCAGACAAGGCCAAGCAGGGCTGGGGTTCCTCTCTCATCTACTTCCTGTGGAACTTTTTGCTGATCGCGCCTCGCGTCGCAGCTCTCGCCCTCTTCGCCTCCGTCGTCGGGGGGTTCGTGGccgtccacttcctgctgctgtggtgcgtCTTTGTGATGTGGGCCTGGCTGCAGGGGACAGAATTCATGGACAGCGTCTGCGGGGAGGGGCTCTACCGGGCCACCGTGGGCATCATCTGGTACTTCAGCTGGTTCAACGTGGCGGAAGGTCAGACCAGAGGCAGGAGCATCATCTATCATTCCTTCATCACCACGGATGGAGGGATCCTGCTGCTGACGTGGTGGTGCTACAGGGACCCGGTCCAGACCGAGCCCTACGGTCTGGCTCTGCTCGtcactctcctcttctcctaCCTCCTCGGGCTGCTCTTCAAAACCGTCTATTATTGCTGCTTCCACCCCACGATGCGGAGGCCCCCGGCGGGAGAGTCCAGTGACCTGCCTGACGCAGAGGTGACCTTCAGGCACTTTTCCATCCAGGACGGCGCCCCGTCGTCCCCCCTCCTCAACAGACGCATGGCGGCCCACGCCGCTCGTTTCTATTCGGAGCGACGGGCCGTCAAAAACCTCGGCGGTGTGGACGCAGCCACGTCCTCCCCTCCGTGA